ACCACATGTTGCTCCTTTACCCAAGCCGACTTGATGCCGTGGACGGTTTTGGCTGCCCGGGTGATCCCATTCTGAATGGCATCTTCGAAACTCTTCGGCGATTCTGAACTAATCTCGATGATCTTGGCGACGGACATGGGACGCCTCCTTTGTTGTGTTTGTGATCTCGGTTGCCGGCAGAGTGATGACTCAACTGTTAACATGCGTCGATGATTTTCCGACATTTCCTCAGCGCTGTATTGCTAGACTCCCACCAGCGCCCGATGCATGCTGATCGCCTTCATTGTCCGCACGACATCCTCGTAGGAGACGGCCGGCGCCTTCGCCCCCTTCGCATCTGCGGCGAGGAGCACAAAATCATTCATGGCGACGATACCCTGGAGCACTCCATCTTCATCCACGACAGGAAGACGTCTGACTTTTTCCCGTTTCATGATATCCAGAGCCGTATGGACATCATCGGACAGCTGGCACGTATGGACCTTTCCGGAGATCGTTTCCCAGACGGTGATGTCTGACGCCGGCTTGTTCTTGGTAGCTGCAGCCATGCAGATGTCTCGATCGGTGATCATGCCCATCACGTGGCCCTCAACATTCAGGACGGGAAGGGCTCCGCAGTCGCTGTCCCACATCATTTTGGCGGCGGCAGCCAGATTGGTGTCAGGGCCGCAACATTGTACATCGCTGGTTATAATATCTTGGACTTTCATGGGAAACCTCCTTTGACAGAAGCGTTCGGTTGTATCAGGGTATTTTTAGCCGCAATTGCTTGTTCTCAATGGTCGTATCCTGGACCAGCTTGCCAAAACTGTCCGTTAAGACGTCATTCAGCAGCCATTGGGCATCCTCCGGATCGAACCAAAAGACCTCATCGTCTCCGCTCCCGTTCAGGGTCATACGGGTCGTGCTCCCGTCCGCGACATTCTGTGCTTGTAATGCAAGCTTCGTTTTCGTCATGACTTCAGTGAAGCCGACCCGGCTCTTGGCGTGGACTGAAAAATCGAGGAGTTTCCCCGTCAGGACGATATCGGTCTCGCTTTCGCCGGCCCCTCGCTTGGTCACCTGCCAGCCCTTCGCGGCCAGATACTCGGTCAGAGCCTGGGCGACCAGGTGGGCGGGCTTGCCTTCCGGGACATCGAAATAGGTGACACCTCCCCAGAGGTGTGTCCGAAATCCAAGGCCGGTCTTATGGCTCCGATCGTCCTGGAACGAGCCTATCGCTACCCGCGCAGCGGCCCTTTGCTTTGCGGCCCCCTCAGATCCGGTTACGGTGGGGTGGACCTGGAGCGGAATGACTTCGCCTCCGCCGGCGCATCCGGCCAAAGTGATCAAACTGAGCCAGAATATGAGCAGTGTCCGACGTTTCTTCACAGGGTCCTCCTTACTCCCGGGACTCTCGATAACCATTCCTCCGACTGGCATTTTCACGTGTTCGTTGACTATCTGGTGAAGTGAGCCCGTCGATTCGACTGCCAACAGGCTTCACTATGTTCCTCACAAAAGGGGCGTTCTTTCCCGTAACTCGTGATCTGCATTTGTGATGAGGAAACACCGAGGTCCTCCAGATAGCGTGCGGCAGCCTGTGCACGCCGTTCACCCAGGACCAAGTTGTAGGCGCTTGTTCCCCGCTCGTCACAGTGGCCTGCGATGAGGATCTTCTCGCCGGACCGCGCCTTCAGAATACCGGCGTTGGCTTCGAGCCCGGATCGAGCATCATCGCGAATCGCAAACCGGTCAAAATCAAAAAAGATGTCCGATAGACCTGCGCTCGGCCCGGTCTGAGGCACCGGCGGCTGTGACAGAGGAGCAGGGGCAACCGGTTGCTCCGTGACCCGCGATTCCTTCACCGCAGGCGGCGCTGCAGGTGGAGAGGCCTTTGCCGCTGCCATAGGCGTCTGGGCTTGTGCGGTTGCCCCCGGCACATACCTCTGGTCCCCTGACGACGTGACGACCTTGCGGCTCGAGCAGCCGGACACTACTGCAACAACAAGCAGGCAAAGGAGGATACCGAAATAGGACAGGTGCCACCGGGTCGACATAGGATCTCCTTGGTTATTGAACGTGAATGGATTGTGCAATCAAACCATCCGGCGATTTCACGTATGTAATCTGGGCCGCTTCTCCCACCGTGAGGTCGGCCAATCTGGCAGCTTTCTTGCCCCGCGTAATCTTGGTGTCGGCAGGGACATCGGCTCCCACAATCAGCGCTTCCTTATTGGGAAGCATGACTTTCACGACGACCGTCTTAGGATCGACGGCAGTATTTGTGGCCATCACTATGCCTCG
This Nitrospirota bacterium DNA region includes the following protein-coding sequences:
- a CDS encoding dodecin domain-containing protein, which produces MSVAKIIEISSESPKSFEDAIQNGITRAAKTVHGIKSAWVKEQHVVVDNGKVTFYRVDLKVTFVLD
- a CDS encoding CBS domain-containing protein encodes the protein MKVQDIITSDVQCCGPDTNLAAAAKMMWDSDCGALPVLNVEGHVMGMITDRDICMAAATKNKPASDITVWETISGKVHTCQLSDDVHTALDIMKREKVRRLPVVDEDGVLQGIVAMNDFVLLAADAKGAKAPAVSYEDVVRTMKAISMHRALVGV
- a CDS encoding OmpA family protein; the encoded protein is MSTRWHLSYFGILLCLLVVAVVSGCSSRKVVTSSGDQRYVPGATAQAQTPMAAAKASPPAAPPAVKESRVTEQPVAPAPLSQPPVPQTGPSAGLSDIFFDFDRFAIRDDARSGLEANAGILKARSGEKILIAGHCDERGTSAYNLVLGERRAQAAARYLEDLGVSSSQMQITSYGKERPFCEEHSEACWQSNRRAHFTR